The Kineococcus endophyticus genome has a window encoding:
- a CDS encoding sensor histidine kinase has protein sequence MPSRDPLPPMAVPRMRGSGYLFAGVWLLILVQTVEDAWGNPDRRLGTLSIVATVGFGVLYFLLLSRGWGRMRVAGRLEVAHREAVLGLVALSLLTVLMVPGAGTSGFNSVFFVCAYAAFALPFRQAVAVAVALILAVALLGRLVPGWDGLEGTAIGAFFATAATLGTTRLVARGHQLAVAQQDLARLAVAEERSRFSRDLHDLLGHSLTVITLKAELAGRLLDADPDRARAEVADVERLARTALSDVRAALEGFRDVSLGTELAGARQALAAAGITAHLPRSVDEVDPELQELFGWVVREGVTNVVRHSGARTCWVHVEPGEVVVADDGTGPRPGERGSGLAGLSARAQAVGGAVTVGRSKHGGFELAVRV, from the coding sequence GTGCCGTCGCGCGACCCGTTGCCGCCCATGGCGGTCCCGCGGATGCGGGGTTCGGGGTACCTCTTCGCCGGGGTCTGGCTGCTCATCCTCGTCCAGACCGTCGAGGACGCGTGGGGCAACCCCGACCGCCGTCTCGGGACGCTCTCGATCGTCGCCACCGTCGGCTTCGGCGTCCTGTACTTCCTCCTGCTGTCCCGCGGCTGGGGCCGGATGCGGGTCGCCGGCCGCCTCGAGGTCGCCCACCGCGAGGCCGTGCTCGGCCTGGTCGCGCTGAGCCTCCTGACGGTGCTCATGGTCCCCGGGGCGGGCACCAGCGGGTTCAACAGCGTCTTCTTCGTCTGCGCCTACGCCGCCTTCGCCCTGCCCTTCCGGCAGGCGGTGGCCGTGGCCGTCGCCCTCATCCTCGCGGTGGCGCTGCTCGGGCGGCTCGTGCCGGGCTGGGACGGGCTCGAGGGCACGGCCATCGGGGCCTTCTTCGCCACGGCGGCGACGCTCGGGACCACCCGGCTCGTCGCCCGCGGGCACCAGCTCGCGGTGGCCCAGCAGGACCTGGCCCGGCTCGCCGTCGCCGAGGAGCGCAGCAGGTTCTCCCGGGACCTGCACGACCTGCTCGGGCACTCCCTCACGGTCATCACGCTCAAGGCCGAGCTCGCGGGTCGTCTCCTGGACGCCGATCCCGACCGCGCCCGCGCCGAGGTGGCCGACGTGGAGCGGTTGGCGCGCACCGCGCTGAGCGACGTCCGCGCTGCGCTCGAGGGGTTCCGCGACGTCTCCCTGGGCACCGAGCTGGCGGGCGCCCGGCAGGCCCTGGCCGCCGCCGGGATCACCGCCCACCTGCCGCGCTCCGTCGACGAGGTGGACCCCGAGCTGCAGGAGCTGTTCGGCTGGGTCGTCCGCGAGGGCGTGACGAACGTGGTGCGGCACTCCGGCGCCCGCACCTGCTGGGTGCACGTCGAGCCCGGCGAGGTCGTCGTCGCCGACGACGGGACCGGACCCCGGCCGGGGGAGCGGGGCTCGGGGCTCGCCGGGTTGTCGGCCCGCGCGCAGGCCGTCGGCGGGGCCGTCACGGTGGGGCGTTCCAAGCACGGCGGCTTCGAACTGGCAGTGCGCGTGTGA
- a CDS encoding response regulator transcription factor — MIRLLLADDQALVRGALAALLSLEGDLEVVGEVSRGDEVAEACRTLRPDVVLMDIEMPGLDGIAATAAVRRAVPGTRVLVVTTFGRPGYLRRAMEAGAAGFVVKDTPARELADVVRRVAAGLRVVDPALAAESLAAGLTPLTDRETEVLRAARDGGTVADLAATLHLSEGTVRNHLSAAIGKTGARTRAEAVRLADTNGWL, encoded by the coding sequence GTGATCCGGCTGCTGCTCGCCGACGACCAGGCGCTCGTGCGCGGAGCCCTCGCCGCCCTGCTCTCGCTCGAGGGCGACCTGGAGGTCGTGGGGGAGGTCTCCCGCGGCGACGAGGTCGCCGAGGCGTGCCGGACCCTGCGCCCTGACGTCGTGCTCATGGACATCGAGATGCCCGGGCTGGACGGGATCGCGGCCACCGCCGCCGTCCGCCGCGCCGTCCCCGGCACCCGCGTGCTCGTCGTCACCACCTTCGGGCGCCCGGGGTACCTGCGCCGGGCCATGGAGGCGGGCGCCGCGGGCTTCGTCGTCAAGGACACCCCGGCTCGCGAGCTCGCCGACGTCGTCCGCCGGGTCGCCGCCGGGCTGCGGGTCGTCGACCCGGCGCTCGCGGCCGAGTCCCTCGCCGCGGGCCTCACGCCCCTCACCGACCGGGAGACGGAGGTCCTGCGCGCGGCCCGCGACGGCGGCACGGTCGCCGACCTCGCCGCGACCCTGCACCTGTCCGAGGGCACGGTGCGCAACCACCTGTCCGCGGCCATCGGCAAGACGGGGGCGCGCACGCGCGCCGAAGCCGTGCGGCTGGCGGACACGAACGGCTGGCTCTGA